The Limosilactobacillus panis DNA segment TGTTGGGCCGGGGTAGCAAACAATTCCATCAGCATGATGCCAATATGCTCAATCGCCACGAGCATCACTAAAAAGATCAATAACATTTTTTCCGCCTCACTTAACGTACTGGTTTAAGAAGTGGGCAATCCGTCGCGGGTACTGGTGCGGATCCTTGGCATACGATGCCGCATGCTTGGCACCCTTTACGACCCACAGTTTCTTAGGCCCCCGGCTGGCAGAATAGTTCTGGTAAACCATCCGGGTAGGAACAAAGTGGTCATCACTACCGTGGATAAAGAGCATTGGCCGGTGATTCCTGTGAAGCATGGCCGTTGCACTAGCACTATGTACATAGAAGCCGTTTCTTACCCGGTTAATCAGGCTCAGGCTACCAATTAACGGTGCACGAATTACTCGAGGAATATTATACAGGTTTCCCGCTTCGTAGTTAAGCTCCTCTTCAAGGTTATCATAGCCACAGTCCTCCACAAAGGCCTTAACCTGATGCGGTAGGGTGATTCCACTGGTCATCATCGCTGTGGCCCCACCCATGCTGACCCCGAAGATCACAATCTGGCTGTTTGCGCCGTTCTTGGCAATCAGTTTATTGGCCCACTTGCGGACGTCGTAACGTTCGGGCCAACCGTAACCAATGTATTTCCCCTGGCTCTGACCATGGGCACGGGCGTCCGGCATCAATACATTGTACCCCATCTGGTGGAACATGGTCCCATATTCCCCCATCCGTTCCTTTTTACCCATGAAGCCGTGAAGGATA contains these protein-coding regions:
- a CDS encoding alpha/beta hydrolase, whose product is MGLIILKKHENKRRHRLWRWLVGIVVVIAVALFAAGSYFFNVAMVPSHKSFVNNSNRISKSDPLYNQKMWFKRAHKEKWTMESASGHYRLVADYLPATQKTTKNVIILHGFMGKKERMGEYGTMFHQMGYNVLMPDARAHGQSQGKYIGYGWPERYDVRKWANKLIAKNGANSQIVIFGVSMGGATAMMTSGITLPHQVKAFVEDCGYDNLEEELNYEAGNLYNIPRVIRAPLIGSLSLINRVRNGFYVHSASATAMLHRNHRPMLFIHGSDDHFVPTRMVYQNYSASRGPKKLWVVKGAKHAASYAKDPHQYPRRIAHFLNQYVK